In Prochlorococcus marinus str. MIT 1214, one DNA window encodes the following:
- a CDS encoding NADPH-dependent assimilatory sulfite reductase hemoprotein subunit, with the protein MNFEEHGCTNVEEIEKSVPSPCIANNSPRAKFEQFKADSNYLNEPLQSELLNDSDHFTNDAVQLLKFHGSYQQDDREHRKRGGTGKDWQMMLRLRNPAGLVPGPLFIALDDLSDRLGNKTLRATTRQCFQMHGIKKGNIKEVIGTIVKSMGSTLAACGDVNRNVMAPAAPYEKGSYPAARKLAHDIADALSPQKAERTYIDLWVDGEMKYAIKPTSEVKKIRKLQRNPGVFSGDKNEPLYGATYLPRKFKCATTVPGDNSVDILTHDIGLVTFANAKGAIEGCNVYVGGGMGRTHNLDTTFARLADPIGFVEGKYILELVQSILALQRDYGDRKTRRHSRLKYVLHDMGVDWFKKQLTTKYFTKEIGPLRNEGDAILEDYLGWHQQSEKLWFVGLPLLSGRLTGEIKKELRNIVEKFALDVRLTPNQDLLLCNIGNYQKASVNNALINIGFNNPESPEPITRHAMACPALPLCGLAMTEAERFLPKLLKRINNQLKKLEINKSILIRVTGCPNGCARPYMAELALVGSGLNQYQLWLGGSTNLQRLATPYLQKMPINELEKTLEPLFLSWKDTGASSSLGDHVIKLGSECVMSLLTSNADP; encoded by the coding sequence ATGAATTTCGAGGAACATGGATGTACAAATGTTGAAGAAATAGAAAAGAGTGTTCCTTCGCCTTGCATAGCGAATAATTCCCCTAGAGCGAAATTTGAACAATTTAAAGCTGATAGTAATTACTTAAATGAACCCCTGCAAAGTGAATTATTAAACGACAGTGATCACTTTACAAACGACGCCGTACAACTTTTAAAATTCCATGGTAGTTACCAACAAGATGATAGGGAACATCGAAAAAGAGGTGGCACAGGTAAAGATTGGCAAATGATGCTGCGGCTAAGAAATCCAGCTGGTTTGGTCCCAGGGCCCCTATTTATTGCATTAGATGATCTATCTGATCGACTAGGGAATAAAACCCTTAGAGCGACCACTCGTCAATGCTTCCAAATGCATGGAATAAAAAAAGGAAATATTAAAGAAGTTATAGGAACAATTGTTAAGTCAATGGGATCGACACTAGCTGCTTGTGGAGATGTCAACAGGAATGTTATGGCTCCAGCAGCCCCCTATGAAAAAGGGTCTTATCCTGCTGCAAGAAAATTAGCTCATGATATTGCCGATGCTTTATCGCCCCAAAAAGCTGAGAGAACCTATATTGATTTATGGGTTGATGGCGAGATGAAATATGCTATCAAGCCAACCTCTGAAGTCAAAAAGATAAGAAAGCTTCAACGCAATCCTGGAGTATTTAGTGGAGACAAAAATGAACCTTTATATGGTGCAACCTACTTGCCAAGAAAATTCAAATGTGCAACTACAGTACCAGGAGATAATTCTGTTGATATTCTAACTCATGACATAGGTCTAGTGACGTTCGCAAATGCAAAAGGAGCAATAGAAGGATGTAATGTCTATGTAGGAGGAGGAATGGGTAGAACACACAACCTAGATACGACATTTGCGAGATTAGCAGATCCCATTGGTTTTGTAGAAGGAAAATATATATTAGAACTTGTTCAATCTATTCTCGCTCTTCAAAGAGATTATGGAGATAGAAAAACTCGAAGACACTCAAGACTTAAATATGTTTTGCATGACATGGGTGTCGATTGGTTTAAGAAACAGTTAACAACGAAATATTTTACGAAAGAGATTGGCCCCTTAAGGAACGAAGGGGATGCAATACTTGAAGATTATTTAGGCTGGCATCAACAATCTGAAAAACTATGGTTTGTTGGGCTACCACTATTATCAGGTAGGCTTACCGGAGAGATAAAGAAAGAGTTGAGAAATATAGTTGAAAAATTCGCATTGGACGTTCGTTTAACTCCCAACCAAGATTTACTTTTGTGTAACATTGGTAATTATCAAAAAGCCAGTGTAAACAATGCTCTGATTAATATTGGTTTCAATAATCCAGAAAGCCCTGAGCCAATAACTAGACATGCAATGGCTTGTCCAGCTCTACCGTTGTGTGGACTCGCGATGACAGAAGCAGAAAGATTTTTACCAAAGCTCTTGAAACGAATAAACAATCAACTAAAAAAACTAGAGATAAACAAATCAATCTTGATAAGAGTTACAGGTTGTCCAAACGGATGTGCTCGTCCATATATGGCAGAATTAGCTCTGGTTGGTAGTGGTCTAAATCAATACCAACTATGGCTTGGTGGTAGCACTAATTTACAAAGATTGGCGACTCCATATCTACAAAAGATGCCTATCAATGAATTAGAGAAGACATTAGAGCCTTTATTCCTTAGCTGGAAAGATACTGGAGCATCATCTAGTCTTGGAGATCATGTGATAAAACTTGGCTCTGAATGTGTAATGTCTTTACTTACCTCAA
- the glyS gene encoding glycine--tRNA ligase subunit beta — translation MSTYLLEIGTEELPADLAESVISQLELNVNNDLNSAQIKFSEIRVTTTPRRIALTIEGIAPFSEDNISERKGPSVSQAFHDGKPTKAAIGFAKRYDILPEKLEVRETQKGAFVFAKLIEKGKPVGSLLADYLPGWISKIQGRRFMRWGKGDFRFSRPIRWIVSLIDSEVLLFRFFGCDPEIQIGNISRPHRLHGSTLEIKNAKTYFDQLEDVGVIVDRNKRLSNINDLVLNHARTKNVKPDLTASLLNELTDLVESPLLVTGSFDESFLDLPPEVLSTVMMVHQRYIPLYKVNVEFDPLSLDSRNILLPGFLCISNGLSSAKENIIVGNEKVLKARFSDASFFIKSDLLTNSSLRIQQLKDVTFAEGLGSLYERVNRIKWLVELVTSKLQFDQGDIEKCLKVAHFSKHDLVSNMVDEFPELQGIIGSKYLLHEGESREVCLGVLEHYKPKGTADSLPSNNLGNAVSLAERLELLFSIYVKGERPTGSSDPYALRRAANGILMILWTKDWQLNINEILDNSLAYWQQLFPSLPFNIISLSCELKEFFRQRIISLLEEKEVDFDIIQAIAGDTISTSKLLDDPTDINFRTSLLMDMRKNNTLNSLQAVVTRASKLATKSSIPEDVIDPSVFVDKSLFEKDCEIEMFNVLEKLKPLAINGDRVKYKLLADGLVSSAVTLANFFDGEGSVMVMTDDINIRNNRLSLLTILRNQSLKLADFSKLS, via the coding sequence TTGTCTACTTACCTTTTAGAAATCGGCACTGAGGAATTGCCTGCTGATTTGGCTGAATCAGTTATTTCCCAGCTTGAGTTAAATGTAAATAACGATTTGAATTCGGCTCAAATAAAATTTAGTGAAATAAGAGTTACAACTACACCTAGAAGAATTGCATTAACGATTGAAGGGATTGCTCCATTTTCTGAAGATAATATTTCAGAACGAAAAGGTCCTTCTGTTTCTCAAGCTTTTCATGATGGAAAACCTACAAAAGCAGCAATTGGCTTTGCTAAAAGATATGACATTTTACCTGAAAAATTAGAGGTTCGAGAAACGCAAAAGGGGGCATTCGTTTTCGCTAAATTAATTGAGAAAGGCAAGCCCGTTGGGAGTTTGTTGGCTGACTATTTACCTGGATGGATCAGCAAAATTCAAGGAAGAAGGTTTATGAGATGGGGGAAAGGTGATTTTCGCTTTTCGAGACCTATCCGTTGGATTGTTTCTTTGATTGATTCTGAAGTTTTACTTTTTAGATTTTTTGGGTGCGATCCAGAAATTCAAATTGGTAATATCTCAAGACCACATAGGTTGCATGGCTCAACATTAGAAATAAAGAATGCGAAAACTTATTTTGATCAATTAGAGGATGTCGGAGTAATAGTTGACAGGAATAAGCGCCTTTCAAATATCAATGATTTAGTTCTTAATCACGCAAGAACTAAAAACGTTAAGCCTGATCTGACTGCCTCCCTTTTGAATGAGCTAACCGATTTGGTTGAGTCTCCTTTACTTGTGACGGGGAGTTTTGATGAATCTTTCCTTGATTTACCCCCTGAGGTTTTGTCCACAGTAATGATGGTTCATCAAAGGTACATACCATTGTACAAAGTAAATGTTGAGTTTGATCCATTATCACTTGACTCAAGAAATATTCTACTTCCTGGCTTTTTGTGTATTAGTAATGGATTATCTTCAGCAAAAGAAAATATTATTGTAGGTAATGAAAAAGTTTTAAAGGCAAGGTTTTCTGATGCTTCATTTTTTATAAAGTCAGATTTATTAACCAATAGCTCTTTACGTATTCAACAATTAAAAGATGTAACTTTTGCTGAAGGATTAGGCTCTTTATATGAACGTGTAAATCGGATTAAATGGCTTGTTGAACTTGTGACTTCAAAACTTCAATTTGATCAAGGGGATATTGAAAAATGCTTGAAAGTTGCACATTTTTCTAAACATGACTTAGTTAGCAATATGGTTGATGAATTTCCAGAGTTGCAAGGAATTATTGGATCTAAATACTTACTTCATGAGGGTGAATCCAGAGAAGTATGCCTTGGCGTTTTGGAACATTACAAACCGAAGGGGACGGCAGACTCTCTCCCATCAAATAATCTTGGGAATGCGGTTTCATTAGCTGAACGCCTTGAATTGCTTTTTAGTATTTATGTTAAGGGCGAAAGACCTACCGGTTCATCTGATCCATATGCCTTGAGAAGAGCTGCGAATGGAATATTGATGATTTTATGGACTAAAGATTGGCAATTAAATATCAATGAAATACTAGATAATTCACTAGCTTATTGGCAGCAACTTTTCCCTTCTCTTCCTTTTAATATAATTAGTCTTTCGTGCGAGTTAAAGGAATTCTTTCGTCAAAGAATTATTAGTTTATTAGAAGAGAAAGAAGTGGATTTTGATATTATTCAGGCAATTGCAGGAGATACAATTTCTACATCGAAATTATTAGATGATCCAACAGACATAAATTTTCGTACTTCTTTATTAATGGATATGAGGAAAAATAATACACTTAATTCATTGCAAGCAGTAGTGACTCGAGCCTCTAAGTTGGCAACCAAAAGTTCTATCCCGGAAGATGTAATAGATCCTTCAGTTTTTGTAGACAAATCTCTATTTGAGAAGGATTGTGAAATCGAAATGTTTAATGTTTTGGAGAAATTAAAACCTCTAGCTATAAATGGTGATCGTGTTAAATATAAATTGTTGGCTGATGGTCTAGTCTCAAGCGCTGTAACTCTAGCTAACTTTTTTGATGGAGAAGGAAGTGTAATGGTTATGACGGATGATATTAATATAAGAAATAACAGACTAAGTTTACTGACAATTCTTAGAAATCAGTCCTTGAAGCTTGCCGATTTTAGCAAGCTTAGTTAA
- the chlP gene encoding geranylgeranyl reductase: MLRVAVIGGGPSGSCAAEILAKAGIKTWIFERKLDNAKPCGGAIPLCMVSEFDLPESIIDRKVRNMKMISPSNREVDIILDDIYPGSDKEYIGMLRREVMDSFMRNRAAELGATLVNGLVSKIETGTNKQGPYKLHYTEILNDQSEEKGKQLEVDLIVGADGATSRVAKAMDAGDYNYAVAIQERIKLPKEEMKYYEDRAEMYVGTDVSPDFYGWVFPKYDHVAAGTGTMKQNGGLIKSLQIGVRERAKKRLVNGEVIKVEAHPIPEHPRPRRVVGRMALVGDAAGYVTKSSGEGIYFAAKSGRMCAEQIVESSQNGKIIPTENDLKKYLKKWDKKYGTTYTVLDILQRIFYTSDGAREAFVEMCGDMDVQRLTFDSYLYKTVVAMKPLQQLKLTLLTIGSVLRGKALAPSTYKPVPSAVRDDKEVNKMLAVSSIKGGIKTSKK, translated from the coding sequence ATGTTAAGAGTTGCTGTTATTGGTGGTGGTCCAAGTGGATCATGCGCTGCAGAAATTTTGGCTAAAGCAGGAATTAAAACTTGGATTTTCGAAAGAAAGCTTGATAATGCAAAACCATGCGGAGGAGCTATTCCATTGTGTATGGTTTCTGAATTTGATCTTCCTGAATCAATTATTGATAGGAAAGTCAGGAACATGAAAATGATATCTCCTTCAAATAGAGAAGTAGATATTATTTTGGATGATATTTATCCAGGAAGCGACAAAGAATATATAGGAATGTTGAGGCGTGAAGTTATGGATTCATTCATGAGAAATCGCGCCGCAGAACTTGGCGCAACATTAGTAAATGGATTGGTATCAAAAATAGAAACTGGTACCAACAAACAAGGTCCATATAAACTTCATTACACCGAAATACTTAACGACCAATCTGAAGAGAAAGGAAAGCAACTTGAGGTAGATTTAATTGTTGGGGCAGATGGTGCAACTAGCAGAGTTGCAAAAGCAATGGATGCTGGTGATTACAACTATGCAGTAGCAATTCAAGAAAGGATAAAACTTCCAAAAGAGGAAATGAAGTATTACGAAGATAGAGCCGAAATGTATGTTGGAACAGATGTATCACCTGATTTCTATGGTTGGGTCTTTCCCAAATACGACCATGTCGCAGCGGGAACAGGAACAATGAAACAAAATGGTGGTTTGATAAAAAGCCTCCAGATTGGTGTTAGAGAGAGAGCAAAGAAGAGACTAGTAAATGGAGAAGTCATCAAAGTAGAAGCCCATCCAATACCTGAGCATCCCAGGCCAAGAAGAGTTGTTGGAAGAATGGCACTGGTTGGAGATGCCGCTGGTTATGTAACCAAAAGTTCAGGAGAAGGAATTTATTTTGCTGCCAAAAGTGGAAGGATGTGTGCAGAGCAAATTGTCGAATCAAGTCAAAATGGGAAAATAATACCCACAGAGAATGATCTCAAAAAGTATTTAAAAAAATGGGATAAAAAGTACGGAACCACATATACAGTTTTAGATATTCTCCAAAGAATTTTCTATACCAGTGATGGAGCAAGAGAAGCATTTGTAGAGATGTGTGGTGACATGGATGTACAAAGACTTACATTTGATAGCTATCTCTATAAAACTGTGGTTGCGATGAAGCCGCTTCAACAATTAAAACTTACCCTTCTAACAATTGGTTCTGTTTTAAGAGGGAAGGCACTAGCACCAAGCACATACAAGCCAGTTCCAAGTGCAGTAAGAGATGACAAAGAAGTTAATAAAATGTTAGCCGTAAGTTCAATTAAAGGTGGTATAAAAACCAGTAAAAAATAA
- a CDS encoding M15 family metallopeptidase, with protein sequence MNYQDDIPLAKRIRSIKTLTTKAFLRLGLLFVGLGISLTFLANKSLLRQTKSLDNSINSTEENQNKSLLGHLPYPEASKNELILFSPGIYVHKEIYENFKEMQLMAAQRGISLQLLSGYRSIDLQRDIFYENKSNRNQTAVERSMVSAPPGYSEHSTGYAIDVGDGNYPDTHFEVEFEQTPAFKWMKRFAPKYHFVLSFPRNNKQGVTYEPWHWRFEGTVNALRKFEPANKITKFK encoded by the coding sequence ATGAATTACCAAGATGACATCCCGCTGGCGAAAAGGATTAGATCCATCAAAACCCTTACTACCAAGGCTTTTTTGCGTTTGGGACTTCTATTTGTTGGGCTTGGTATATCGTTAACGTTTTTAGCTAATAAATCATTATTACGCCAAACAAAATCTTTAGATAATTCGATTAACTCCACTGAGGAAAATCAAAATAAAAGTTTGTTGGGCCATCTACCTTACCCTGAGGCTTCAAAAAATGAGTTAATTCTTTTCTCTCCAGGTATTTATGTTCATAAAGAAATTTATGAAAATTTTAAGGAAATGCAATTAATGGCGGCCCAAAGAGGGATTTCTTTACAACTATTAAGTGGTTATAGATCAATTGATTTGCAAAGAGATATTTTTTATGAAAATAAATCTAATAGAAATCAAACTGCAGTTGAGCGTTCTATGGTTTCAGCTCCTCCTGGCTATTCTGAACACAGCACAGGATATGCAATCGATGTTGGTGATGGGAATTATCCAGATACTCATTTTGAGGTTGAATTTGAACAAACGCCTGCTTTTAAATGGATGAAGAGGTTTGCCCCTAAATATCATTTCGTTCTTTCTTTTCCACGAAATAACAAACAAGGAGTAACTTATGAACCTTGGCATTGGAGATTCGAAGGAACTGTTAATGCTTTGAGGAAATTTGAACCTGCAAATAAAATTACAAAATTCAAATAA
- the typA gene encoding translational GTPase TypA — protein MGFDIQAIRNIAIIAHVDHGKTTLVDALLNQSGTFRDNEEVPTCAMDSNDLERERGITILSKNTAVTYNDTRINIVDTPGHADFGGEVERVLGMVDGCLLVVDANEGPMPQTRFVLKKALEQGLRPIVFVNKIDRARVEPETAVDKVLDLFLELGADDDQCDFPYLFGSGLGGFAKTDVKSESDNMKPLFEAIIRQVPPPVGDQNKPLQLQVTTLDYSDFLGTIIIGRVHNGVIKNGQRTCLIKENGSLKKGRINKLLGFKGLKRIEIDEANAGDIVALAGFEDVSIGETVACPDEPKPLPLIKVDEPTLQMTFVVNDSPFAGKEGKFVTSRQLKDRLNKELLTNVALRVEATDSPDRFSVSGRGELHLGILIETMRREGYEFQVSQPQVIFRTIDEIKCEPVETLVLDVPEASIGACIESLGVRKGEMQNMETGTDHRTQLEFVIPSRGLIGFRGEFIRATRGEGIMSHSFFEYRPSVGDFEQRRNGVLISFEEGVATFYSLKNAEDRGQFFITPGAKVYKGMIIGENNRPQDLELNICKAKQLTNMRSAGADELDQLQSPIEMTLERALEYIGPGEMLEVTPESIRLRKINAKKNMKK, from the coding sequence ATGGGTTTTGATATACAGGCCATTAGAAATATCGCAATAATTGCTCACGTTGACCATGGTAAGACAACTCTGGTTGATGCACTTTTAAATCAATCTGGGACTTTTCGAGATAACGAGGAAGTTCCGACTTGTGCAATGGATTCAAATGATTTGGAACGTGAAAGAGGTATAACAATTCTTTCTAAAAACACAGCAGTAACATATAACGACACCCGTATAAACATTGTTGACACTCCAGGTCACGCTGATTTTGGAGGGGAAGTCGAGAGGGTATTGGGTATGGTAGATGGCTGTCTTCTTGTGGTTGACGCCAATGAGGGGCCAATGCCACAAACTCGATTCGTTCTAAAAAAAGCTTTAGAGCAGGGTTTAAGACCTATTGTGTTTGTGAATAAAATTGATCGTGCAAGGGTAGAACCTGAAACTGCGGTCGATAAAGTTTTAGATCTTTTTTTGGAATTAGGAGCTGATGATGATCAATGTGATTTTCCTTATTTGTTTGGGAGTGGATTAGGTGGTTTTGCAAAGACTGATGTTAAAAGTGAAAGTGATAATATGAAACCTTTATTTGAAGCAATTATTAGGCAAGTTCCTCCTCCAGTGGGGGATCAGAATAAGCCTTTACAACTACAAGTCACTACTCTTGATTACTCAGATTTTTTAGGAACAATAATTATTGGAAGAGTCCATAATGGTGTGATTAAAAATGGCCAAAGAACTTGTTTGATAAAAGAAAATGGGAGTTTGAAAAAAGGAAGGATTAATAAACTATTAGGATTTAAGGGATTAAAAAGAATTGAAATAGATGAAGCAAATGCTGGAGATATAGTTGCCTTGGCTGGATTTGAAGATGTTTCTATTGGAGAAACTGTAGCCTGTCCTGATGAACCGAAGCCTTTACCTCTAATAAAGGTAGATGAGCCAACATTGCAAATGACTTTTGTTGTAAATGATTCTCCATTTGCAGGAAAAGAAGGAAAATTTGTAACCAGTCGTCAGTTGAAGGATCGTTTAAACAAAGAACTTCTTACGAATGTTGCATTAAGAGTCGAGGCTACAGATTCACCTGATCGTTTTTCTGTTAGTGGAAGAGGAGAGTTGCATCTAGGAATTCTCATAGAGACAATGCGAAGAGAGGGGTATGAATTTCAAGTTTCTCAACCACAAGTCATTTTTAGGACCATTGATGAAATTAAATGCGAACCGGTTGAGACCCTAGTCCTTGATGTACCTGAAGCTTCTATTGGCGCTTGTATTGAAAGCCTTGGGGTGAGAAAAGGTGAAATGCAAAATATGGAAACGGGTACTGATCATCGAACTCAACTTGAATTTGTTATTCCATCAAGAGGTTTAATTGGATTTAGAGGCGAATTTATTCGTGCAACAAGAGGTGAAGGGATTATGAGTCATTCGTTTTTTGAATACAGGCCATCAGTAGGTGATTTTGAACAAAGGAGAAATGGTGTCCTTATTTCATTTGAAGAAGGTGTAGCTACTTTCTATTCCTTAAAAAATGCAGAAGATCGTGGACAATTTTTTATTACTCCTGGAGCCAAAGTTTATAAGGGAATGATTATTGGAGAGAATAATCGCCCACAAGATCTTGAATTAAATATTTGCAAGGCTAAACAACTTACTAACATGCGTTCAGCCGGTGCAGATGAGTTAGATCAATTGCAATCCCCAATTGAAATGACATTAGAAAGAGCCCTTGAATACATTGGACCAGGGGAGATGTTGGAAGTTACTCCTGAATCTATAAGGCTTAGAAAAATTAATGCAAAGAAAAATATGAAAAAATAA
- a CDS encoding DUF309 domain-containing protein, translated as MTRIDKQDDLFINDSRFEIGMNLFNSCQWYKSHDVFEEIWHETGGPERMILQGILQVAVAQVHLENRNLNGATILYGEALGRLKRFHLANYGLDIEGLSNCVSKRLEFLQIGKDLAGCSLPVLSFL; from the coding sequence ATGACTCGTATAGATAAACAAGACGATTTATTTATTAATGATTCTCGTTTTGAAATAGGAATGAATTTATTTAACTCTTGTCAGTGGTACAAATCTCATGATGTCTTTGAAGAAATATGGCACGAGACTGGAGGGCCTGAAAGGATGATTTTGCAGGGCATATTACAAGTAGCTGTTGCACAAGTTCATCTGGAAAATAGAAATCTAAACGGGGCGACGATACTTTATGGAGAAGCTTTGGGTAGATTAAAAAGATTTCATTTAGCTAATTATGGATTAGATATAGAAGGACTTTCTAATTGTGTTTCAAAGAGATTAGAATTTCTACAAATTGGAAAGGACCTCGCTGGTTGCAGCTTGCCCGTTCTCAGTTTCCTTTGA
- the lptB gene encoding LPS export ABC transporter ATP-binding protein: MTLLIESLDLTLSNKNIVKNVNLNVNPGEVVGLLGPNGAGKTSTFNMIVGLIKPNKGNIYLEGNSIKKFSMTKRVQLGIGYLPQEPSIFRNLTVLENLDIALSQANLSISLFRKKREELIEEFNLVSFLDRFGHQLSGGERRRCEVARALAVGRLGPKFLLLDEPFAGVDPIAINDLQNLIRKLKNKNIGILITDHNVRATLAITERSYILNQGEILADGSSDQLTKNEVVKESYLGNSFD, encoded by the coding sequence ATGACTCTACTTATCGAGAGTTTGGACTTAACCTTATCCAATAAAAATATTGTAAAAAACGTTAATTTAAATGTTAATCCTGGTGAGGTTGTAGGCCTTTTGGGGCCAAATGGCGCTGGTAAAACTAGTACTTTTAATATGATAGTGGGCTTGATTAAGCCAAACAAAGGCAATATCTACTTGGAGGGAAATAGCATAAAAAAATTTTCCATGACAAAAAGAGTTCAATTAGGAATAGGTTATTTACCTCAAGAACCAAGTATTTTTAGAAATCTTACTGTTCTTGAGAATTTGGATATTGCGCTTTCTCAAGCCAACTTATCAATTTCTTTGTTTAGGAAAAAACGCGAAGAATTGATTGAGGAATTTAATTTGGTTTCTTTCCTTGATCGTTTTGGCCATCAACTTTCCGGTGGAGAGAGACGAAGATGTGAAGTAGCTAGAGCTTTAGCGGTGGGACGCTTAGGACCGAAATTTTTACTTTTAGATGAGCCTTTTGCAGGAGTTGATCCTATCGCTATTAATGATCTACAGAATTTAATTAGGAAATTAAAAAATAAGAATATAGGAATATTAATTACTGATCATAATGTTAGAGCAACATTGGCCATAACCGAACGTTCTTATATTCTTAATCAAGGCGAAATCCTTGCAGATGGATCTTCAGATCAGCTAACAAAAAATGAAGTCGTTAAAGAGAGTTATCTTGGAAATTCATTCGATTAA